Proteins found in one Lycium ferocissimum isolate CSIRO_LF1 chromosome 6, AGI_CSIRO_Lferr_CH_V1, whole genome shotgun sequence genomic segment:
- the LOC132060808 gene encoding aldehyde oxidase GLOX-like, translating into MGLIKIQSFSFLFTILIITSSSLSHQHHHSRSKRHNRRNSQLNIYGPSFYTPSTTLSGEWVLLHDSIGISAMHMQLLYNNKVVIFDRTDFGASNLSLPNGKCRYNDEALPNGVDCTAHSILYDVLSNTYRPLMVQTDVWCSSGAVNSNGTLIQTGGYHAGDRKIRFFSPCNDGDDSCDWTELEQNLTVQRWYSSDHLLPDGRVIIVGGRRAFSYEFFPKNGDNNEVFDLPFLKETTDPKEENNLYPFLYILPDGNLYIFANQRSIVLDYVNNKVLKEFPVIPGEKRSYPATGSSVMLPLILNAARVPTVEVMICGGAWGGAYVNAMKGVFWRASNTCGRMRITDPDPKWVMEDMPMGRVMPDMLLLPTGDVIILNGASNGAAGWENAVDPVLNPVLYKLYEPDPDKRFLVLNPSNIPRMYHSSATLLPDGRILVGGSNPHVRYNFTGVKYPTELSVEAFSPPYLAIQYSPIRPSIIAVEGQIMGVLSYGQQFSITFTLGYPGEELMVSMVAPSFTTHSFGMNQRLLFLEIVDIKGLSMFNYKVTMFAPTSKNIAPPGYYMVFVVHQGVPSYSVWVRLK; encoded by the coding sequence ATGGGATTGATCAAGATTCAATCTTTTTCATTCCTTTTCACAATCTtgatcatcacatcatcatcattatcccaTCAGCATCATCATAGCCGTTCAAAACGCCATAACCGTCGAAATTCACAGcttaatatttacggtccgtctttTTACACACCATCAACTACTCTAAGTGGTGAATGGGTACTTTTACATGATTCAATTGGTATATCCGCCATGCACATGCAACTTCTTTACAACAACAAAGTCGTTATCTTTGACAGAACTGATTTTGGTGCTTCTAATCTTTCACTTCCTAACGGTAAATGCCGTTATAACGATGAAGCTCTACCAAACGGTGTAGATTGCACTGCTCATTCAATTCTTTACGATGTTTTATCGAATACTTATCGTCCTTTAATGGTTCAAACTGATGTTTGGTGTTCATCTGGTGCTGTTAACTCTAACGGAACACTAATACAAACAGGTGGTTACCATGCAGGTGATCGTAAAATACGTTTTTTTTCGCCGTGTAATGATGGTGATGATAGTTGTGATTGGACTGAATTGGAACAGAATTTAACGGTACAAAGATGGTATAGTTCTGATCATTTATTACCTGATGGACGTGTTATTATTGTTGGTGGAAGAAGGGCTTTTAGTTATGAGTTTTTTCCCAAGAATGGCGACAATAATGAAGTTTTTGACCTACCTTTCTTGAAAGAAACTACTGATCCTAAAGAAGAAAACAATCTTTATCCATTTCTTTACATTTTACCAGACGGGAACTTATACATTTTTGCTAATCAAAGGTCTATAGTATTGGATTATGTGAATAATaaggttttaaaagagtttccAGTAATTCCAGGTGAAAAAAGGAGTTATCCAGCAACCGGTTCATCGGTAATGTTACCGTTAATTTTAAATGCAGCTAGGGTTCCGACGGTTGAGGTGATGATATGTGGTGGCGCTTGGGGTGGCGCGTATGTTAATGCAATGAAGGGTGTGTTTTGGAGAGCTTCAAATACATGTGGACGTATGAGAATAACTGACCCGGATCCTAAATGGGTCATGGAAGATATGCCAATGGGTCGGGTCATGCCCGATATGTTGTTATTACCCACAGGTGATGtgataatattaaatggagcaAGTAATGGGGCAGCTGGATGGGAAAATGCTGTTGACCCGGTTTTAAATCCGGTTCTTTACAAGCTTTATGAACCCGACCCGGATAAGAGGTTTCTAGTTCTTAACCCTAGTAACATTCCAAGAATGTATCATTCATCAGCTACTTTACTGCCAGATGGAAGGATATTAGTGGGTGGAAGTAATCCACATGTAAGGTACAACTTTACAGGCGTAAAGTACCCTACGGAATTGAGTGTAGAAGCATTTTCACCACCTTATTTGGCTATACAATATTCTCCTATCAGACCTTCAATCATAGCCGTTGAAGGACAAATCATGGGTGTCTTATCGTACGGTCAGCAATTTTCAATCACTTTTACTCTTGGATATCCTGGGGAAGAGCTCATGGTAAGCATGGTTGCACCTTCATTTACTACACACTCATTTGGGATGAACCAAAGATTGTTGTTTTTGGAAATTGTGGATATAAAAGGGCTATCTATGTTTAATTACAAAGTTACAATGTTTGCACCTACATCAAAGAATATTGCACCTCCAGGTTATTATATGGTGTTTGTGGTTCATCAAGGTGTTCCTAGTTATAGTGTTTGGGTGAGGTTAAAGTGA
- the LOC132059796 gene encoding protein NRT1/ PTR FAMILY 4.6-like, which produces MEIESQSKLISTSWEGYADWRNRPALINRHGGLVAASFVLVVEVLENLAYLANASNLVMYLSDYMHYSPSNSANSVTNFMGTSFLLALLGGFLSDAFFTTYHIYLISALIEFLGLVVLTIQARSDSMKPGKCKPDTPCEQVHGAQAAMLFIGLYLVALGVGGIKGSLTPHGAEQFDGETPQGRKQRSTFFNYFVFCLSCGGLIAVTFVVWVEDNKGWQWGFGISTLAILLSIPIFLAGSPFYRNKIPRGSPLTTISKVLIAALLNSCASRNSSSAITSLGSSPSTIPVLSNEDEETTDNKEVESVNIPSKSLRFVNRAVIKTPAACGALKCSVQEVEEVKTVMKILPIFACTIMLNCCLAQLSTFSVQQAATMDTKFGKLKVPPASLPIFPVLFIMILAPIFDYFIIPFARKVTKTEMGITHLQRIGIGLFLSVVAMAIAALVEIKRKNVATEAGLMDSTKPLPITFFWIALQYLFLGSADLFTLAGLLEFCFSEAPFGMRSLATSLSWASLAIGYYLSTVIVSIVNSVTGNSKHQPWLSGGNLSHFHLDRFYWLMCVLSALNFVHYLYWARKYKYRAVNS; this is translated from the exons ATG GAAATAGAAAGCCAGAGCAAATTAATTAGCACTTCTTGGGAAGGCTATGCAGATTGGAGAAATAGGCCGGCACTCATCAATCGTCATGGTGGCCTGGTTGCTGCATCCTTTGTCTTAG tggtGGAGGTgttggaaaacttggcatatcTAGCAAATGCAAGCAACTTGGTGATGTACTTGTCAGACTACATGCACTATTCACCATCCAATTCAGCAAATTCTGTGACCAATTTTATGGGCACCTCTTTCCTACTTGCACTTCTCGGTGGCTTCTTATCTGATGCTTTCTTTACAACTTATCACATCTATCTTATCAGTGCACTCATTGAATTTCTG GGTCTGGTGGTACTCACGATACAAGCTCGTTCAGACTCGATGAAACCAGGAAAATGCAAGCCAGACACGCCCTGCGAACAAGTTCACGGTGCACAAGCTGCAATGCTATTCATAGGCCTTTACTTAGTGGCATTAGGTGTAGGAGGTATAAAAGGATCCTTGACACCCCATGGAGCTGAACAGTTTGATGGAGAAACTCCACAAGGGAGGAAACAAAGATCAACTTTCTTCAATTACTTTGTGTTTTGCCTCTCATGTGGTGGCCTTATTGCTGTCACCTTTGTTGTTTGGGTTGAAGACAACAAAGGTTGGCAATGGGGATTTGGGATTTCTACTTTGGCTATATTGTTGTCAATCCCAATTTTCCTTGCTGGTTCGCCTTTTTATAGGAACAAGATCCCTCGCGGAAGTCCTCTAACGACgatatctaag GTTCTAATTGCTGCCTTGCTAAATTCGTGTGCATCGAGAAATTCGAGTAGTGCAATAACAAGTCTGGGATCAAGCCCTTCTACAATTCCAGTACTATCCAATGAAGATGAGGAAACTACAGACAACAAAGAGGTAGAATCAGTCAATATTCCATCGAAAAGTCTGAGATTCGTTAATCGGGCAGTTATAAAGACACCTGCAGCTTGTGGTGCGCTAAAATGCTCAGTACAAGAAGTAGAAGAAGTGAAAACTGTGATGAAAATCCTCCCGATTTTTGCGTGCACCATCATGCTTAACTGTTGCCTTGCTCAACTATCCACGTTCTCGGTCCAACAAGCTGCAACGATGGACACGAAATTTGGCAAGTTAAAAGTACCACCAGcttcacttcccattttccCTGTACTTTTCATCATGATACTCGCACCAATTTTCGACTACTTCATCATCCCATTCGCCCGTAAGGTAACTAAGACAGAGATGGGAATCACTCACCTCCAACGTATAGGAATCGGTTTGTTCCTCTCCGTTGTGGCCATGGCAATTGCTGCTCTTGTTGAAATCAAGCGGAAAAACGTCGCTACTGAAGCAGGACTAATGGATTCTACCAAGCCATTACCTATTACATTCTTCTGGATCGCGTTGCAATACTTGTTTCTCGGATCAGCTGATCTTTTCACTCTAGCTGGGCTACTTGAATTCTGTTTCTCAGAAGCACCATTTGGTATGAGATCATTGGCAACATCTCTCTCTTGGGCTTCATTAGCCATAGGATACTATCTTAGCACGGTGATAGTATCCATAGTAAATAGTGTCACAGGAAATTCGAAGCACCAACCGTGGCTCTCAGGTGGAAATTTGAGTCACTTCCATTTGGACAGATTTTACTGGCTAATGTGCGTACTCAGCGCATTGAATTTCGTACATTATCTGTACTGGGCTAGAAAGTACAAATATAGAGCAGTAAACTCTTAA
- the LOC132059797 gene encoding pentatricopeptide repeat-containing protein At2g02750: MKNQITKLVSNGLYKQAINLYSHLHHSSSLFPTKFTFPYLFKACAKLSSIQQGRILHTHLIKYGFNNDVYAATSLIDMYMKFTSVDSALKVFDEMPQPNIASLNACISGFSQNGYHVEAFRTFGVFSGSNFSALKVFDEMPQPNVASVNASIYGFSQNGCNVEGFRMFGGFSGLEFRPDSVTIASVLSGCVNINHGVQMHCWGIKIGVQMDIYVATSILTMYLNCGYCVSATRLFGLVEYKNVVCYNAFISGLLQNGVEEVVLDVFKQMLLDEKPNEVTLISVLSGTANLKNVKFGRQVHGFIVKIELQSHTMVGTALVDMYSKCGFWLCAYDIFKEMCGNRNLITWNSMIGGMMLNEQTEKAVELFVELESEGLKPDSATWNSMIIGLSLLQKEAEAFIFFRKMVSSGVVPCLKSITSLLTACSSLSSLRRGQEIHGFIFRTGKIIDEFVVTAIIDMYMKCGQFPLGRKVFDQLEVKYDDPAVWNVMISGYGRNGEGEAAFEVFSLMLKEKIQPNSATLNCMLSVCSQVGKLEKAWEVFSLMIRDFGLTPTLKQLNIMVDLLARSGRLDEARELLQLIPKPSASVFASLLAASEHFSNAKMIEEMTKKLSELEPENPVPFVILSKLYARQGRWEDAERIRETIDERGLEKLPGYSTVGVT, from the coding sequence ATGAAGaatcaaataacaaaattagtatCCAATGGACTTTACAAACAAGCCATTAACTTATATTCTCATCTCCACCATTCCTCTTCTTTATTTCCCACTAAATTCACTTTCCCTTATCTCTTCAAAGCTTGTGCTAAATTAAGCTCTATACAACAAGGCCGAATACTCCACACCCATTTAATTAAATACGGGTTTAACAACGATGTATATGCAGCAACATCACTTATTGACATGTACATGAAATTCACTTCAGTTGATAGTGCATTGAAGGTGTTCGATGAAATGCCTCAACCAAATATTGCTTCTTTAAATGCTTGCATTTCTGGGTTTTCTCAAAATGGGTATCATGTTGAAGCTTTTAGAACGTTTGGGGTTTTTAGTGGTTCAAATTTTAGTGCCTTAaaggtgtttgatgaaatgcctcAACCAAATGTAGCTTCGGTAAATGCTAGTATTTATGGGTTTTCCCAAAATGGATGTAATGTTGAAGGTTTTAGGATGTTTGGGGGTTTTAGTGGTTTAGAGTTTAGGCCGGATTCGGTTACTATAGCTAGTGTTTTATCAGGATGTGTGAATATTAATCATGGTGTTCAAATGCATTGTTGGGGTATAAAGATTGGGGTGCAAATGGATATATATGTAGCTACGTCGATTTTGACTATGTATTTGAATTGTGGTTATTGTGTTTCCGCGACGAGGTTGTTTGGATTGGTTGAGTATAAGAATGTGGTGTGTTATAATGCGTTTATTTCCGGGCTTTTGCAAAATGGGGTGGAGGAAGTGGTTTTGGATGTGTTTAAGCAGATGTTATTAGACGAAAAACCGAATGAAGTGACTTTAATATCTGTTCTTTCGGGTACTGCTAATCTTAAGAATGTGAAGTTTGGTAGGCAAGTTCATGGATTTATTGTGAAAATCGAGTTACAATCTCATACGATGGTGGGGACCGCACTTGTAGACATGTATTCGAAATGTGGTTTCTGGTTATGTGCGTATGATATCTTTAAAGAGATGTGTGGCAACAGGAACTTGATAACATGGAATTCAATGATTGGTGGAATGATGTTGAATGAGCAAACAGAGAAAGCTGTTGAGCTTTTCGTGGAATTAGAATCGGAAGGATTGAAACCAGATTCAGCAACATGGAATTCAATGATCATTGGGTTGTCGCTGCTGCAAAAAGAGGCTGAAGCTTTTATATTCTTCAGAAAAATGGTTTCTTCTGGTGTCGTTCCCTGTTTGAAATCTATTACTAGTCTTCTGACGGCGTGCTCGTCTTTATCCTCACTCCGTCGGGGGCAAGAGATTCACGGATTTATTTTTAGGACGGGAAAAATTATTGATGAATTTGTTGTCACCGCAATCATTGATATGTACATGAAGTGTGGACAATTTCCTTTGGGACGGAAGGTCTTTGATCAGTTGGAAGTAAAATATGATGATCCTGCTGTCTGGAATGTAATGATTTCAGGGTATGGAAGGAACGGGGAAGGTGAAGCTGCTTTTGAAGTATTCTCTTTGATGCTAAAGGAGAAAATACAACCAAATTCAGCAACTTTAAATTGCATGTTGTCTGTGTGCAGCCAGGTAGGAAAATTGGAGAAAGCATGGGAAGTTTTTAGCTTGATGATTAGAGATTTTGGCTTAACCCCAACTCTAAAACAACTTAATATTATGGTTGATCTACTTGCTCGATCTGGTCGGCTGGATGAAGCTAGAGAACTACTACAGCTCATTCCCAAACCTTCTGCATCTGTTTTTGCTTCTTTATTAGCAGCTTCTGAGCATTTCTCTAACGCTAAGATGATAGAAGAAATGACCAAAAAGCTCTCAGAATTGGAGCCAGAAAACCCTGTTCCCTTTGTGATTTTGTCCAAACTTTATGCTAGACAAGGAAGATGGGAAGATGCTGAAAGGATCAGAGAAACAATCGATGAAAGGGGACTCGAAAAACTACCAGGCTACAGTACTGTAGGAGTGACATAA